Proteins encoded within one genomic window of Sulfolobales archaeon:
- a CDS encoding ATP-binding protein → MPYEILTMDVVMKRIRLEFVRGLEIEFIDRDRGVKQILDLAERGTRFPLVVFGPEGCGKSAWMRQASEIFREFGFDVIYINPIERRIIAEVGVEDVRKKLLEIIGEATPDPWARAVYALIMLAQTLLKAGRRRLAILVDEAFHVIGTGREAAIYVKGLLGLIEYPPRSYDVIVAVVATSEGVSRREIGRHRWADILPIWNMSREGFKQLYDQLPGDKPGFEEIWRLAGGNPRILAQLYEERWNIGKLVGELIRERDIRGFMMSLSEDERKLLARAIEDPDALMCREGISLIDRLVKLNLVVDNMYERDPWFWIDAPPPEKDPELGIGKEIAWQTPLHREAVKRALSPTFSPP, encoded by the coding sequence ATGCCCTACGAGATCCTGACTATGGATGTGGTGATGAAGAGGATTAGGCTTGAGTTTGTAAGGGGTTTAGAGATCGAGTTTATCGATCGTGATAGGGGTGTTAAGCAGATCCTCGATCTTGCTGAGAGAGGGACTAGATTCCCGTTAGTCGTTTTCGGGCCTGAGGGCTGTGGCAAGTCTGCTTGGATGAGGCAGGCCTCCGAGATCTTTAGAGAGTTTGGCTTCGATGTCATCTATATCAACCCCATCGAAAGAAGAATCATAGCCGAGGTCGGTGTTGAGGATGTTAGAAAGAAGCTTCTAGAGATTATTGGGGAGGCCACACCAGATCCATGGGCTAGAGCTGTCTACGCCCTGATCATGCTTGCCCAGACCCTTCTAAAGGCTGGTAGGAGGAGACTTGCTATTCTTGTAGATGAAGCATTTCATGTTATTGGAACCGGTAGAGAAGCTGCCATTTATGTTAAAGGTCTCTTAGGTTTAATCGAGTATCCTCCTAGGAGTTATGATGTTATAGTTGCTGTTGTTGCTACTAGTGAGGGTGTTTCTAGGAGGGAGATTGGTAGGCATAGATGGGCTGATATCCTTCCTATATGGAATATGTCTAGGGAGGGTTTTAAACAACTATATGACCAGCTTCCAGGAGATAAGCCGGGCTTCGAGGAGATATGGAGGTTAGCGGGTGGTAATCCGCGAATCCTGGCTCAGCTCTATGAGGAGAGATGGAACATCGGGAAACTGGTTGGAGAGCTAATTCGTGAGAGAGATATTAGAGGTTTTATGATGTCTCTAAGCGAGGATGAGAGGAAGCTGTTGGCAAGAGCTATTGAAGATCCAGATGCTCTGATGTGTAGAGAAGGCATATCCCTCATAGATAGGCTTGTTAAGCTCAACCTAGTAGTTGATAACATGTATGAACGAGATCCATGGTTCTGGATAGATGCTCCACCACCAGAGAAGGATCCCGAGCTAGGTATAGGCAAAGAAATTGCATGGCAAACACCGCTGCATAGAGAAGCAGTTAAGAGAGCACTGTCTCCAACATTCTCTCCACCCTAA
- a CDS encoding DUF86 domain-containing protein: MDIDRVSRLLRDIERTLNVIEEIVDVDLSVFIADVRSRYALRYAIVELVEATATLGLHILREDLNIERVESYSQIFDKLVENSIISVDTGERMKKVVRLRNLIVHRYWDVEDTRIYREARESGIEVVKRFIEEVKSYVSRRRAGEA, translated from the coding sequence ATGGATATAGATAGGGTATCTAGGCTATTACGAGATATAGAGAGGACGCTGAATGTCATAGAGGAGATCGTTGATGTTGATCTCAGCGTCTTTATAGCTGATGTGAGGAGTAGATATGCCTTGAGGTATGCTATAGTAGAACTTGTGGAGGCCACAGCTACTCTCGGGCTACATATACTTAGAGAAGATCTTAATATCGAGAGAGTTGAGAGCTATTCACAGATATTCGATAAGCTTGTCGAGAACAGCATAATTAGCGTAGATACTGGAGAGCGGATGAAAAAAGTTGTTAGGCTTAGAAACCTCATAGTACATAGATACTGGGATGTGGAGGACACTAGAATATATAGGGAGGCTAGAGAAAGTGGGATTGAGGTGGTCAAGAGGTTTATAGAGGAGGTTAAAAGCTATGTCTCTAGAAGAAGAGCTGGAGAGGCTTGA